The sequence below is a genomic window from Nitrosomonas sp..
CGAGAGCGATTTTACCTGTTTCAAAAATATTTCCGGCATCGCCATCGATGCTGAAGTCAGTTGTAGTGGCGCTTCATTTCGTGAAAATATATTGCTGACGCACCGCGGACTCAGCGGCCCGGCCATTTTGCAGATTTCCTCTTACTGGCATCCCGGAACTGCGATCCATCTCAATCTGCTGCCGCAACACGATTTACAAGCTATCTTCCAAGCGCAACGGCAAAGCAATCAACTGTTGACAAATCTGCTTGCGAATTACCTGCCCAGGCGTTTCGTGCAGGCCTGGTGCGATATGGCGCTGACACGGTTATCACTATCGCATTTATCCAGCAAGCCCGTCAGGCAATATCCGGATAACGCATTAGCACAGATCGCCGGCGCGATCCATGACTGGGAAATCTATCCCAGCGGCACCGTCGGTTATAAAAAGGCAGAAGTCACACTGGGCGGCGTTGACACGCACGCCTTATCCTCAAAAACCATGGAAACCAAGGAAATTCCCGGACTCTATTTTATAGGCGAGGTTGTCGACGTTACCGGTCAACTCGGTGGCTTCAACTTCCAGTGGGCATGGTCTTCAGGTTATGCGGCTGGCCAGGTGGCGTAACAAATCGTTGAAAAATGGATTGTAAATTCTGCTAGGGTGCAATCATCCCTTTTTCGTAACATAACGGATCGAATTCAAACACAATGGACGGATCGTATATCAGTTTCTCCTCTTTCTTTCCTGGGTAATCCACATGACTCAGGAAATGTTTGATGACGTTTATCCGTGTGCGTTTTTTATTATCGCAATGCACGATATACCAGGGCGCGAAAACGAAATTGGTTTTGACGAACATAGCGTCCCTGGCCTCTGAATACGACTGCCACAGAGTTTGCGCCTTTTCGTCGATAGGACTGACCTTCCACTGCTTGAGCGGACTTTCCTTGCGTGCCCTGAGCCGCGATTTTTGTTCCTGTTTCGAAATATCCAGATAGTACTTAAAAAAAATCAAATCGGCATGTGTCAGTAAATGCTCAAAATTACCGACTTCATCGATGAACTTCAGATATTCGTGTTCTTTGCAGAAGTCCATCACGCGTTCAACACCGGCGCGGTTGTACCAGCTGCGATTGAAAAACACAATTTCACCGGCAACGGGCAAATGCGGCACAAAACGCTGAAAATACCATGCATTCTTTTCCCGGTCGGAAGGCGCGCCCAACGCGACTGTCCGCGCCTCCCTCGGACTGAGATGCTCTCTGAAGCGCTTGATGGTGCCATCCTTGCCTGCCGCATCTCTGCCCTCAAACAGAATGCACACTTTTTTCCCTTTCCCGATCACACTTTTGTGAAATTTAACCAGTTCCACCTGTAGCGCATACAACTCCTGTTTATAGGATTTTTTATCCATAGCATTCGCCCCTACAGCATTTCTGTTTTTCAGACAAAATTACCATCGACATAAAACCAGCATCCATTTTCTAACACAAACCGGCTGATTTCATGCAAACGATAAGCGCGCCCACTTACTTTATAGCGTGCCACAAATTCAACAGTGGCACTATCCGATGCCGTTTGTTCAAAACGTTTCACCGTCAGGCCCAACCACCTCTGTTGCGGCTGATCTGTCAACTCGAGTGAAGCGGGGCGCGTATTGTGATGCCATGTCGCCAAAAGATAATGCTCGTGATTCAAGGTGTACGCCGTGTAGCGTGAGCGCATCAACACCTCGGCAGTCTCAGGCATTTCGCCATGATCCAGATATCGGGCGCAACAATCTGCATATACTTTACCGCTGCCACACGGACAGCCTGTTGCTTTAGTCTTCATGTTCCGGGATCATCACTATTCAATGCAGGGCACGCTCTATTCTACACAGGTACGCAATCAATCGGCCTGTATGATTGAATAATAAAAACCACGAATGTATTTACAAAATCCAGGAAAAGAATATGCTTTGTCATGCTATCGCGCGCTTGGAGATGGATGCTTTTTATGCATCGGTGAATTTTGCAAAACGCTTAGCAAAAAGGTTACGCCGGATTCAACATCAGCATTAAAAAATTTGAGAATATACAGACAATAACGCGGGATATTACACTGCCCACGCAATCGATGATGCTATACAAATACATCGCGCCGCAGGTAAATGTTTGAACACCAAAGGAACTGTACAAGAAGAACTATACTTTACGCCATAACATTCGGAATACAAACAGACGGTCAGCCGTTTAAGACTCCGCCTGCATTATTTTCAAAACCTAATTCTCAGTGGCATCGGTCGCTTCAGCCGTGCCCCCTGATATTTCCTCATTTGCAACCGCTTTCATACTCAACCGCAGACGACCTTTATCATCCGCCTCAAGCACTTTAACGCGCACCGACTGGCCTTCGCTTAAGTGGTCTGCAACAGTATTGACACGCTCATTGGCAATTTGCGAAATATGCAACAACCCATCTTTACCTGGCAAAACACTCACGATAGCGCCAAAATCCAGTAATTTCAGAACGGTACCATCATAAACTCTGCCGACTTCGACTTCAGCAGTCAGATCTTCAATACGTTTCCGAGCAATTTCTCCGTTCTCTGCATTAACGCAAGCAATTGTGACCTGTCCATCGTCTGTAATATCAATGGATGTACCGGTTTCTTCGGTCAATGTCCGAATAACTGCCCCTCCCTTCCCGATAACATCGCGAATTTTCTCTGGATTGATTTTGATTTTAATGATGCGTGGTGCATGGATAGAAATACTATCACGCGTGACTGGCATTGCTTCTTTCATAATACCGAGAATATGCATCCGCCCTTCACATGCTTGCAGCAATGCGGCGTGCATGATCTCTTTGGTAATCCCCTGTATCTTGATATCCATCTGTAATGCGGTAATCCCATTTTCCGTACCGGCCACCTTGAAATCCATATCGCCCAGGTGATCCTCGTCACCAAGGATGTCAGTCAATACGGCAAAGCGTTTTCCGTCTTTGATCAAACCCATGGCGATCCCAGCCACATGAGCCTTTAAAGGAACACCCGCATCCATTAGCGCCAAGCAACCGCCGCATACCGAAGCCATAGAACTGGAACCGTTTGATTCCGTAATTTCAGAAACAACCCGCAAAGAGTAGCCAAACTCTTCCTGGGAAGGCAGTACGGCAATAAGTGCTCGCTTGGCGAGACGGCCATGACCAATTTCACGTCGCTTCGGCGTACCGACACGCCCAGTTTCACCCGTTGCGTATGGCGGCATATTATAGTGCAGCATAAAACGTTCTGAATAGTCGCCCTGCAAAGAGTCAATTTTCTGCTCATCGCGTGCAGTTCCCAGCGTCGCCACTGCCAGTGCCTGTGTTTCACCCCGGGTAAACAACGCCGACCCATGGGTACGCGGCAGAACACCGCTGCGAATACTAATCGGTCTAACGGTTCGGGTACCCCGTCCATCAATACGAGGCTCGCCATCGAGTATCTGATTACGTACAATTTTAGATTCCAGTGCAAAGAATGCTTCTTCAAATGCATTCGGCTCAGGCCCGTCTTCACTACCCACACCGATTTCTTCAACACATTTTTGACGCACTACAGCAATGGCCTCAGTGCGCTCTTGCTTTTGCTTGATCTTGAAAGCCTGACGTAAATCCTGTTCCGCCATTTGTATGACTCTTTCTTCCAATGCAGTGTCTTTCTCCGGCGATTCCCAATCCCATGCAGACACACCGGCTTCATCAGCCAGTTCATTGATTGCGTTAATCACCGACTGCATTTGATCATGACCATATACAACTGCGCCGAGCATGATGTCTTCGGACAGTTCCATTGCTTCAGATTCCACCATCAATACCGCCTGTTGTGTTCCAGCCACCACAAGATTGAGTTGGGTATCTTTAAGTTCTGATGTTGTCGGGTTCAAAACATATTCATTGTTGATAAAGCCAACTCGCGCAGCACCAATTGGCCCATCAAATGGAATACCTGACAATACAAGCGCAGCAGATGTGCCTATGATCGCAGGGATATCGGCGTCAACTTCTTCATTGGACGACAACACAGTCGCCACAACTTGTACTTCATTATAAAAACCTTCGGGAAAGAGCGGACGTATCGGACGATCAATCAGTCGTGAAGTCAATGTTTCCTTTTCCGAGGGCCGGCCTTCACGCTTAAAAAAACTGCCGGGTATTCTTCCCGCAGCATAAAATTTTTCCTGATAGTCAACCGTGAGTGGAAAAAAATCCTGACCAGGACTCACTTTTTTTGCACCAACGACAGTCACTAAAACAACTGTATCGTCCATTGTAACCATAACCGCGCCATGAGCCTGTCTGGCTATTTCTCCTGTTTCCAGGGTAAGTTGATGGCGCCCGTAGGTAATACTCTTCTTGATAGGTTTCAATTAATATTCCTTTTTCTTTTACGCCCGTATAGTTAGGTTAATCACACAGCCTATGCACCTGGTGTAATATTTAACAAACCGGGTATAGGTTTTATTATTTACGTAAGCCAAGACGGTCAATCAATGTTCTATAGGCCTCAGCATTATGGCGTTTCAAATAATCAAGCAATTTACGGCGACGGCCAACCATGCGCAAAAGGCCACGACGTGAATGATGATCTTTAACATGGGTTTTAAAATGATCAATCAAATCATTGATTCGAGAAGTCAAAAGCGCCACCTGCACCTCGGGAGAACCCGTATCTCCCTCACCTCTCTGATAATCACGCACGACCTGTGCTTTCTGCTCAGTTGTTACTGACATATATCTATATCTCCAGTTAATACCTAATGTAATCTATAAAAACGCGAAATTTTACTCTTTAATAGGCCCCTTGTCCAAAACAGATCAAAGTATCTTGCAGTTTAGACTCTATTTTTTTGAAAAAAATTTTTGCCATTGAACATGGAATAACAATCTTTAATATGTCAACAAAACAACCTCTCGCTCATTCGAGCGGGTAAAACCATTACGACAACGCATCCAAGCTAGTAGTACCTATCCAATTAATATTGTCGGAGTCAGATGAATACGTACTCAGTCTCTTATAAAAAAACTGAATCCAACTCAGCACAAATACAATAATGGGTTCTGTTTTTTCACCCTGCAATAGTACGAACTATGCCATTACCCGTATATATTGCATAAGCTCAATCCGATGAGACCTGCGAATTCTCTCGGCCATTGCCCGACGGATTGGTAAATTGATCATTCAATTCCTGAATATAATCATTGGATTCGTCAACAATCTCATCAATAGTCTGCGCCGTCACTTCATTCCAGCCAGCCGGATTTTTAAACAGCATGGAACGATAAGAAGCCGTACTTTTACTGAATGCCTGGGTATATTGCTTGCACGCTTCGTGATCGTTACCCATTTCCTGAGCCAATTTTTTCTTAATCCTGTTTGCTACTTTGCTGCGCACGGTAAAATGAACAAATCCCAGACCCGTGAGTACCGTCAGTAGTGCAACGAGAGAAAACGACTCACTACCGGGTAAAAACATGCTGAGCGAATCCCATGATTCGGTATAGTGCAAAGCTGCGCCTGCAAGAACCGCCAAAGTCGAAAATATAACACCATCCAGCATCAGCACTTTGCTTTTCCATTCGCGCATCATTTCTTTCAATTTGACAATCACTTGGTTTTTAATGCCTTTTGCAGTCTGCTCAAGCTTGCCGACGATACGATATGAGCGCTCCACTTCAATTTGTTGCATACGTGTATGGATATCAGCCATGTCCTCTTCACGTTTCTTCTCAAAACGCTCTTTCACTTTTGGATTGCTGATCGGTACAGCCACGTCCGGGTTATAGATACGGTAAAAACGGCCGGCAATCAGACCAACTTCAGCGAGTGAACGCTGCCAGGCCGATACCACTTCCTCCGGATTATCTTCCTGGGCTGTAACATCCATCTGGTTAAGAATATACAGAAATTTATTGGCATCTGCGCGATTGACACTTGCAGAAACCAGATAGGCAAGTGTGTCCTGCATTGCTTTTGGCTCCGGATGACGTGCATCGAAAAACACCAGAACCAAGTCAGAAAGATTAATAATGTGCTGCGTCAGACGCAGTGTAGATGCGCGTTGACTGTCCGCATCGAAACCTGGGGAATCGATCAGGATCTTGCCTCGAATTTTCTCTGACGGACAGGTTTTTAATTGCAGGTATGCGTCGATACGCTCCTGTCCGGCTTCGGAGATTTCCTCAATACTCTTGCTGATGTGAAAAAAGGGAAAACGCGGATCAGCATCAAGTGCAACACCCGGCAACGTTTTAGCCTCATTATGCCGGCTGTAACAGATTACGGTAAATTTGTCATCAACGGCTTGGTTGCCTGTGCGTTGTAATTTCATCCCCAGGTGGGTATTAATAAAGGTTGATTTACCCGCAGAGAAAGTCCCCAAAACAGCAATCATCGGCCACCAGGTTACACAGGTTGCATACGATTCATCTCTGTTAAGCAATCCCATACTGTAGGCAATATAATCCATTTTCCTGAAGCTTCTGACTGCCTTGACCAGTACAGGGTTATCTGGATGTTCGTCAGCCAGATGCTTTTCCAGACTATTGAGGAGTTTAGTGATTTGAGTTGAACTATGTGACATAAGCGCCCCTTTTTATTCCTTTTAAAGCGCATCCTGATAAAGATGCACAATGAATAGTAAATTAATTTGTCTAAATAAATCTGTTGAATAATTAAGATCCCACTTTTTAAAGTTATTCTGGTTTATGCTTACAGGATTAAGCAATTTGCCCATGGGAATCTACTGCTGCTTTGAACTTGAAGTAATACAAATTAAGTGAGTAAAATTTCAGTAAAAATAAAGAATCCTTGCGTGGCGATTCTACCAAGAACAAACCCTGGTTTCCAGCAAATGGTTGTCGCGGTGTTTCCGTGTTGCGAAAATACCATTTTCTTTTCTTGTTAGCATTAATTATTTTGCTGCTAGACTTACTAAGCACAAATTGAACAATCCATGGCGCGGAATCATCTAATGGCCAATACACCACAATCTGACCAAGAAGCATACAGGCATGAATGACTCACACTCCAATAATACGCAACACAACGAGCGTTCACCAAATATCGGGCGGTATGTACTCATTGGCGCATTGACAGTTGCGCCGCTTTGGGTAACCTGGCTGGTTTTTGAGTTTGTGCTGAAAATGCTCGCGCAAATGGGTGAACCACTGCTAAGAGGACTGGCACGCGCGGTACGTCCACACTCGGATACGATTGCCAGTTGGCTACTTGATTCGAGCTTCCAACAAGGTGTTGCTGCACTATTGACTATTGCTGGCCTTTACGGCGTCGGGCTGCTCGCTTCATTTGTAATCGGTAAAAAAGCGATTGAACTTTTTGAAGATATCCTCAACCGTTTGCCCCTGGTTCAGACAATTTACGGCGCCACCAAACGTCTTCTCAATACCCTTAGCCACCCCCCCGTTACCGGGCGCAGAGTGGTACTGATCAGCTTTCCTTCCTCTGAGATGAAAGCCATTGGCTTTATCACAAAAATCATGCATGATACTAAAACCGGTGAAAAACTGGCGGCGGTCTATGTCCCTACCTCACCCAACCCAACTTCGGGCTACATTGAAATTGTACCGATTAAAGATGTTGTGATGACCGACTGGAGCACGGAAGAAGCCATGACATTCGTGGTAACCGGCGGAACCAATGCACCTGAGAACATAAATTTCTCAAATCCCCAGAACCCGCAAGAAATCATACAGGATACAAAAAAAGAAACCTGTTAGCTATCCTTCTTCAAAGCTGATATGGATAACTTTGACAGGTACGCAGAGGTCAATGCACAGGCGCTGTATAAAACGCATAGAAAGAAAATATTTTGTGAATTCTGATCTGTTGATAGAATCCTGCTACTTTCTGCCACAAATATGTTCAAGCAATCCCTGACTGGCTTCTTCAATCATATCCAGCACCATTTCAAACCCCTGATCACCGCCAAAATAAGGATCGGCCACTTCCTGATCGCTGTAGATTCCTTTGCTATAGCGCATCAGCAATTCAATTTTGTTGCTATACGGCTGCGGACAACGTTGTTTCAATAATTCAAGATTTTCATTGTCCATCGCCAGAATGTAGTCGAAATGAACAAAATCATCAGAAACAACTTTACGGGCACGCAGATCGTTCATGTTATAACCGCGCTTCAAGGCCATACTTTGCGCACGGCGGTCTGGTGGCTCGCCAATATGATAGGCATGTGTTCCAGCCGAATCTACAAAAATTTCATCTTCAAGTCCTGATTTCAGTACCGTTTGCTTAAAAACAGCATCTGCAGTAGGCGATCGGCAAATATTGCCCATGCAGACAAAAAGCACCTTGGTTTTTTTATTTTGATATAAATTCATAGGATTGCCAATGTAACTTGTTTTGTTCCAGATAAATGGAGATTATACAGTTTTATATGCTCAGCAAACAGACTGGCAATCCAGTCATAACAGCGGGAAGCCCTGTTTTCGGATCAATCAATAAATTTTTTCGCATACACACTGCATATCCGATTAACTGACAACTCATATTAGTGTTCTAACACAGAAAGGTGTAGAATTGCAGCTTTTTTAATTACGGTGAGTTCATCCGTAAGAATGGATCATTAATCAGTGGCTTTTTACGTTCAGAAATACGGCGGCACCTCGGTCGGAAGCACCGAACGCATCAAGAATGTTGCTCGCAGGGTGGCCAGGTTCCATGCTCAGGGCCACCAAATTATCGTGGTTGTTTCGGCCATGAGCGGAGAAACAAATCGACTCATTGCATTGGCCCGGGAAGTGCAAGAAAATCCTGATCCACGCGAACTGGATGTCATGGTATCTACGGGAGAGCAGGTCTCTATCGCGTTGTTGTCAATGGCGTTAAAAGAACTGAACGTTAAGGCAAAAAGCTATACTGGATTCCAGGTAAAAATACTGACCGACAATGCCTTCACCAAAGCACGCATACTCAACATCGATGCGAACAAAATTCAAGCTGATCTTAATGATGGACATGTTGTAATTGTTGCCGGATTTCAGGGTGTGGATGAAAACGACAATATCACAACGCTGGGGCGGGGCGGTTCAGATACGACCGGTGTCGCGCTGGCTGCTGCATTAAAAGCAGATGAATGCCAGATATACACCGATGTTGACGGCATCTATACAACCGATCCACGTGTCGTGCCCGAGGCCAGACGTCTCAGCAGCATTACCTTTGAAGAAATGCTTGAAATGGCAAGCTTGGGTTCAAAAGTTTTGCAACTCAGATCGGTGGAGTTTGCAGGCAAGTACAAAGTCAAGTTAAGAGTTTTATCCAGCTTTGAAGATGAAGGACAAGGCACGCTGATTACTTTTGAGGAAAACAGAGATATGGAGCAGGCTGTAATTTCAGGCATTGCATTTAATCGAGATGAAGCAAAAATTACCGTTTTAGGCGTACCTGACCACCCCGGTATTGCCTACCAAATCCTAGGGCCCGTGGCGGACGCAAATATCGATGTGGACATGATTATTCAAAACGTCAGTCATGATGATCTGACAGATTTCTCGTTTACAGTCCATCGTAACGAATTTAATAACACAATGAACATCATTCGAGAAAAGATTCAGCCGCATATTGGCGCACGAGATGTTATTGGGGGCGATAGAATTGCAAAAGTTTCTGTTGTGGGTGTCGGTATGCGTTCACACGCAGGCATTGCCAGTAAAATGTTCCGCGTGCTGGCCGAAGAGGGGATCAATATTCAGATGATCGCCACCTCCGAGATCAAAGTTTCTGTAGTTGTAGATGAAAAATATATGGAACTAGCAGTACGTGTTTTACACAAAGCATTCGACTTGGAGCAAACGCTATAATTTCCCAATAACAGCTTAAAAACAACATTTGACCAGGATAGCATTACCGATTATCCTGTCTGCATAGTAACTTCGGAGAGATGGCCGAGCGGCTGAAGGCGCTCCCCTGCTAAGGGAGTATGGGGTTTATAGCCTCATCGAGGGTTCGAATCCCTCTCTCTCCGCCATCACTGAATCCAGCAAAGTCCAAAGAAGTAAAAATAACCCAATAAAACAAATAATTTATCAAAAAGATTCCCCGAGCAGTCTTATAAAATCGACTGCCATTCAGCTTTTAGGGAAAGACGGAAGATGAGACTGGGTGGCAAGAGAGATCAGAAAACTAAAAGCGGAGCAAATTAACGCATTACCGCCAGGTACACATTCAGATGGCAACAATCTGATCGGCCGTCTTATCCGGATGACCTTCGGAAACAAATTCAGAAGCGAACAGAAAACTTCTGTTTTGCGATGAAATAATAGAAAGACAAGACGGATTCATTGAAATCTCCTGATGTTAAATAAATATAGTTCTAACAGAGAAGCATCTTAATGCTGACCAGGTTGAATTTTAGGTTAACACCGTCGAGTTTCTAATGCTTTCTGCACAGTTCCCATTCCTTTGCTAGCGCATAAAGCGCTGGAATGACGATCAGAGTCAGCAATGTGGATGACACCATGCCGCCAACCATAGGTGCGGCTATGCGCCGCATGACTTCCGATCCAGTACCTGAGCTCCACATGATCGGTAATAATCCGGCAATAATGGCGACAACGGTCATTATTTTCGGCCTTACACGCTCGACAGCGCCTTCCATGACGGCAGCATATAGTTCTGATATCGACGGCTTTTTGCTGTCGAGGACACATCGCGATCGAGTCTTTTTCCAAGCTTGGTCAAGGTAAACTAACATGATCACGCCTGTTTCAGCGGCCACGCCAATCAGTGCAATAAAACCCACACCAACGGCAACACTGAGATTGTAACCAAGCAACCATATAAGCCAGATTCCACCTACCAGGGCAAAAGGTACCGAAAGCATGACAATCAACGTTTCAGTCAATCGTCTGAAATTAAGATAGAGCAGCAGGAAAATAATAACCAAAGTAAATGGGATAACCAGCTTCAATTTTTCCTTGGCGCGTTGCATGTACTCGAACTGACCGCTCCAGGTGGCATAATAACCCGGTGGGAATTTGATGTATTCATTAACCGCCTGTTGCGCTTCAGCAACATAACTGTCGATGTCGCGGTCACGAATATCAACGAAAATATAGACTGATAATAATGCATTCTCGGTGCGTATGCTCGGTGGTGCCTTGACGGTTTTGATGGTTGCCACCTGGCCAAGCGGGATAACACCGCCATCTGGCAATGGCACTAGAATGTGTGTGGCCATGGCCAGCGGGTCCTGGCGCAGTTCGCGCGGATAGCGCATACTGACGCCGAACCGCTCGCGACCTTCAACGGTGGTAGTGAGCATTTCACCGCCAAGCGCAAGCGAAATGACTTCCAGAAAATCACCGATTTCTAATCCATAACGCGCTAACGCCAGGCGGTCGGGTTCGATATCGAGATAATAACCGCCGGTTGAGCGTTCCGCATATGCGCTGGTGGTGCCGGGTATTGTTTTAATGATCGATTCAATTTGTTTGGCGAGTGCTTCGATTTCCTTGAGGTCATTACCAAACACCTTGACGCCAATCGGCGTGCGGATGCCGGTGGCGAGCATATCGATCCGGTTCTTGATCGGCATGGTCCAGGCATTGCTGACGCCCGGTATCTGGAGTGCGGCATCCATTTCGGCAATCAGTTTGTCAATGGTCATGCCGGAACGCCATTCATTTTCGGGCCTCAGGTTGATTATGGTTTCAAACATCTCGAGCGGGGCCGGATCGGTCGCGGTATTGGCGCGTCCTGATTTTCCGAGTACCGATTCAACCTCAGGGAAGCTTTTGATGATTTTATTCTGAGTCTGCATGAGTTCGGCAGCCTGAGTGACGGAAATCGACGGCAGGGTGATCGGCATGTACAGCAGGCTGCCTTCATTCAAGGTCGGCATGAATTCACCACCCAGTTTCATGGCGGGATAGATCGAGGCGGTCAGTATGACGAGCGCTGTGGTAATCGTCAGTTTTTTCCAGCGCATAACCCAGGCGATTATTGGGCGGTAAGCCCATATCAGCATACGATTCACCGGGTTCATTTTTTCCGGCGTGATCCGGCCGCGGATAAACAGCAGCATTAGCACCGGTACCAGAGTTATGGATAATATCGCCGCACCGGCCATGGCAAAAGTTTTGGTATAGGCCAGAGGCGCGAACATGCGTCCTTCCTGCGCTTCCAGTGTGAATACCGGCAGAAACGATACCGTGATGATCAGCAGGCTGAAAAACAATGCCGGACCGACTTCCTTGCAGGCATCAATGACCAGTTGCGTGCGCGGCGCATCCGGTGGTGCGCGTTCGAGGTGCTTGTGCGCATTTTCTATCATCACAATGGCGGCATCCACCATGGTGCCGATGGCAATGGCAATACCGCCGAGACTCATGATGTTAGAGTTAATACCCATCACATGCATGGCGCCCATCGCAATCAGCATGCCGATCGGCAGCATGATAATGGCGACCAGTGCGCTTCTGACATGCATCAGAAAAATAATGCAGACCAATGCCACGATGATGCTT
It includes:
- the ppk2 gene encoding polyphosphate kinase 2, whose protein sequence is MDKKSYKQELYALQVELVKFHKSVIGKGKKVCILFEGRDAAGKDGTIKRFREHLSPREARTVALGAPSDREKNAWYFQRFVPHLPVAGEIVFFNRSWYNRAGVERVMDFCKEHEYLKFIDEVGNFEHLLTHADLIFFKYYLDISKQEQKSRLRARKESPLKQWKVSPIDEKAQTLWQSYSEARDAMFVKTNFVFAPWYIVHCDNKKRTRINVIKHFLSHVDYPGKKEEKLIYDPSIVFEFDPLCYEKGMIAP
- a CDS encoding SEC-C domain-containing protein gives rise to the protein MKTKATGCPCGSGKVYADCCARYLDHGEMPETAEVLMRSRYTAYTLNHEHYLLATWHHNTRPASLELTDQPQQRWLGLTVKRFEQTASDSATVEFVARYKVSGRAYRLHEISRFVLENGCWFYVDGNFV
- the pnp gene encoding polyribonucleotide nucleotidyltransferase, coding for MKPIKKSITYGRHQLTLETGEIARQAHGAVMVTMDDTVVLVTVVGAKKVSPGQDFFPLTVDYQEKFYAAGRIPGSFFKREGRPSEKETLTSRLIDRPIRPLFPEGFYNEVQVVATVLSSNEEVDADIPAIIGTSAALVLSGIPFDGPIGAARVGFINNEYVLNPTTSELKDTQLNLVVAGTQQAVLMVESEAMELSEDIMLGAVVYGHDQMQSVINAINELADEAGVSAWDWESPEKDTALEERVIQMAEQDLRQAFKIKQKQERTEAIAVVRQKCVEEIGVGSEDGPEPNAFEEAFFALESKIVRNQILDGEPRIDGRGTRTVRPISIRSGVLPRTHGSALFTRGETQALAVATLGTARDEQKIDSLQGDYSERFMLHYNMPPYATGETGRVGTPKRREIGHGRLAKRALIAVLPSQEEFGYSLRVVSEITESNGSSSMASVCGGCLALMDAGVPLKAHVAGIAMGLIKDGKRFAVLTDILGDEDHLGDMDFKVAGTENGITALQMDIKIQGITKEIMHAALLQACEGRMHILGIMKEAMPVTRDSISIHAPRIIKIKINPEKIRDVIGKGGAVIRTLTEETGTSIDITDDGQVTIACVNAENGEIARKRIEDLTAEVEVGRVYDGTVLKLLDFGAIVSVLPGKDGLLHISQIANERVNTVADHLSEGQSVRVKVLEADDKGRLRLSMKAVANEEISGGTAEATDATEN
- the rpsO gene encoding 30S ribosomal protein S15, which codes for MSVTTEQKAQVVRDYQRGEGDTGSPEVQVALLTSRINDLIDHFKTHVKDHHSRRGLLRMVGRRRKLLDYLKRHNAEAYRTLIDRLGLRK
- a CDS encoding dynamin family protein, with the protein product MSHSSTQITKLLNSLEKHLADEHPDNPVLVKAVRSFRKMDYIAYSMGLLNRDESYATCVTWWPMIAVLGTFSAGKSTFINTHLGMKLQRTGNQAVDDKFTVICYSRHNEAKTLPGVALDADPRFPFFHISKSIEEISEAGQERIDAYLQLKTCPSEKIRGKILIDSPGFDADSQRASTLRLTQHIINLSDLVLVFFDARHPEPKAMQDTLAYLVSASVNRADANKFLYILNQMDVTAQEDNPEEVVSAWQRSLAEVGLIAGRFYRIYNPDVAVPISNPKVKERFEKKREEDMADIHTRMQQIEVERSYRIVGKLEQTAKGIKNQVIVKLKEMMREWKSKVLMLDGVIFSTLAVLAGAALHYTESWDSLSMFLPGSESFSLVALLTVLTGLGFVHFTVRSKVANRIKKKLAQEMGNDHEACKQYTQAFSKSTASYRSMLFKNPAGWNEVTAQTIDEIVDESNDYIQELNDQFTNPSGNGRENSQVSSD
- a CDS encoding DUF502 domain-containing protein translates to MNDSHSNNTQHNERSPNIGRYVLIGALTVAPLWVTWLVFEFVLKMLAQMGEPLLRGLARAVRPHSDTIASWLLDSSFQQGVAALLTIAGLYGVGLLASFVIGKKAIELFEDILNRLPLVQTIYGATKRLLNTLSHPPVTGRRVVLISFPSSEMKAIGFITKIMHDTKTGEKLAAVYVPTSPNPTSGYIEIVPIKDVVMTDWSTEEAMTFVVTGGTNAPENINFSNPQNPQEIIQDTKKETC
- a CDS encoding low molecular weight phosphotyrosine protein phosphatase is translated as MNLYQNKKTKVLFVCMGNICRSPTADAVFKQTVLKSGLEDEIFVDSAGTHAYHIGEPPDRRAQSMALKRGYNMNDLRARKVVSDDFVHFDYILAMDNENLELLKQRCPQPYSNKIELLMRYSKGIYSDQEVADPYFGGDQGFEMVLDMIEEASQGLLEHICGRK
- a CDS encoding aspartate kinase, with amino-acid sequence MAFYVQKYGGTSVGSTERIKNVARRVARFHAQGHQIIVVVSAMSGETNRLIALAREVQENPDPRELDVMVSTGEQVSIALLSMALKELNVKAKSYTGFQVKILTDNAFTKARILNIDANKIQADLNDGHVVIVAGFQGVDENDNITTLGRGGSDTTGVALAAALKADECQIYTDVDGIYTTDPRVVPEARRLSSITFEEMLEMASLGSKVLQLRSVEFAGKYKVKLRVLSSFEDEGQGTLITFEENRDMEQAVISGIAFNRDEAKITVLGVPDHPGIAYQILGPVADANIDVDMIIQNVSHDDLTDFSFTVHRNEFNNTMNIIREKIQPHIGARDVIGGDRIAKVSVVGVGMRSHAGIASKMFRVLAEEGINIQMIATSEIKVSVVVDEKYMELAVRVLHKAFDLEQTL